One window of the Lactobacillus sp. PV034 genome contains the following:
- a CDS encoding HigA family addiction module antitoxin produces MLNNNIPTPKLSEILYEEFMVPLNMSINMIAQYTNESTSIIQDILHDKRKITVDTSRSLGKLFGVSPKYFFNIQNEIELRNTKYM; encoded by the coding sequence ATGTTAAATAATAATATTCCTACTCCTAAACTAAGTGAAATTTTATATGAAGAATTCATGGTACCCTTGAATATGTCTATTAATATGATTGCGCAATATACCAATGAATCAACTTCAATAATTCAAGATATTCTTCATGATAAAAGAAAAATTACTGTAGATACTTCTCGTAGCTTAGGAAAATTGTTTGGAGTATCTCCAAAATACTTTTTTAATATTCAAAATGAAATTGAGTTAAGAAATACAAAGTATATGTAA
- a CDS encoding HigA family addiction module antitoxin, translating into MLKNNIPTPKLSEILYEEFMVPLNVSIKMIARATNESTSIIQDILNDKKKITVNISTGLGKLFGVSPKYFFNIQNEIELRNTKYMSTTKTSIPKNKGMLVLIN; encoded by the coding sequence ATGCTGAAAAATAATATTCCTACTCCTAAACTAAGTGAAATTTTATATGAAGAATTTATGGTACCTTTGAATGTGTCTATTAAAATGATTGCGCGAGCTACCAATGAATCAACTTCAATAATTCAGGATATTCTTAATGATAAAAAGAAAATTACTGTGAATATTTCTACTGGCTTAGGAAAATTGTTTGGAGTATCTCCAAAATACTTTTTTAATATTCAAAATGAAATTGAGTTAAGAAATACAAAATATATGTCAACAACAAAAACAAGCATCCCTAAAAATAAAGGGATGCTTGTTTTAATAAATTGA
- a CDS encoding restriction endonuclease, translated as MIDYKTLKHSDNGMPTWDGFLGPILKVAETEKIWKRQDLINNVLEEVNLPDNLAKMTYSSKWHDLVAINRVNWALSDLKIAGLLDAPKRGVYQISDLGRTILKEHGLSITRELVHSQSAYIEHQKKLKDKSNEAETNAVSEEQTFELTEKQVSNWFDKQKSDLTEQLLLKLRSTDPYEFEHMMIKLLSEMGYKGTDGQSLVTQKSNDGGIDGIINKDPLGMETIYVQVKRYAEGNVVGSPEIDGFAGALRRQHADRGVFITTSSFTSGAKVAAKQLNIALVDGEMLTNLMVQYKVGVQIHQSYELYDIDDEFFE; from the coding sequence ATGATAGATTATAAAACTTTAAAGCATAGTGATAATGGTATGCCAACTTGGGATGGATTCTTAGGTCCAATTTTAAAAGTAGCAGAGACTGAAAAAATTTGGAAACGTCAAGATTTAATTAACAATGTTCTTGAAGAAGTAAACTTACCTGATAATTTAGCTAAAATGACTTATTCATCAAAATGGCATGATTTAGTTGCTATTAATAGAGTAAATTGGGCATTAAGTGATTTGAAAATAGCCGGTTTGTTGGATGCACCTAAACGGGGTGTATATCAAATTTCAGATTTAGGAAGAACAATTTTAAAAGAGCACGGCTTAAGCATTACTCGTGAATTGGTTCATTCTCAGTCTGCTTATATTGAGCATCAGAAAAAACTAAAAGATAAAAGTAATGAAGCAGAGACGAATGCAGTAAGTGAAGAGCAAACATTTGAACTTACTGAAAAACAAGTTTCAAATTGGTTTGATAAACAGAAAAGCGATTTAACTGAGCAACTTTTATTAAAACTAAGAAGTACTGATCCTTATGAATTTGAACACATGATGATCAAGCTACTGAGTGAAATGGGGTATAAAGGAACTGATGGACAATCATTAGTTACTCAGAAGTCTAATGATGGTGGAATTGACGGAATTATTAATAAAGACCCGCTTGGAATGGAAACAATTTATGTTCAGGTTAAGCGCTATGCGGAAGGTAATGTAGTGGGAAGTCCTGAAATTGATGGTTTTGCTGGGGCATTAAGACGCCAGCATGCAGATCGAGGTGTGTTTATTACAACTTCCTCATTCACCAGTGGAGCAAAAGTAGCAGCTAAACAACTTAACATTGCGTTGGTTGATGGCGAAATGTTAACGAATTTGATGGTTCAATATAAAGTTGGAGTTCAGATTCATCAAAGTTATGAACTTTATGATATTGATGATGAATTTTTTGAATAG
- a CDS encoding restriction endonuclease — MKDFYNLSRHEQESSLLFPLVKELKRLGGEATTKELKRSLVENADFIPEDALTYIKISKNGNSYHPFDYPFNFAVTNLNMAKLFDRPQAGIVVLTEKGREASYKFENKEDKFITSIYQITEPLWKEKSKRKSKVTSLKIKEQEVQKVINDNDDWREKLQTALNNLSPAKFEEFCRQLIKKMGVNIDEKIGVNVSGDGGIDGYGYLINDDFRTTRVAIQAKRWNLNNSVSSPEIDKFRGAMDKFRAEYGIFITTSSFTRDAINAARSGTRVITLIDGEKLLDLTAKYQVFVTPKMTYEIDKDFFD; from the coding sequence ATGAAAGATTTTTATAATTTATCTCGACATGAACAAGAATCGTCTTTGCTATTTCCTTTAGTAAAAGAACTAAAACGATTAGGTGGAGAAGCGACCACTAAGGAATTAAAACGCTCTTTAGTTGAAAATGCAGATTTCATTCCTGAAGATGCCTTAACATATATTAAAATTTCAAAAAATGGTAATTCTTATCATCCTTTTGATTATCCCTTTAATTTTGCTGTTACAAATTTAAATATGGCAAAATTATTTGATCGACCTCAGGCAGGAATAGTAGTTTTAACAGAGAAGGGTAGAGAGGCTAGCTATAAATTTGAAAATAAAGAAGATAAATTTATAACTTCTATTTATCAAATAACTGAGCCTCTTTGGAAAGAAAAATCAAAAAGAAAATCCAAAGTAACTTCTTTAAAGATTAAGGAGCAAGAAGTTCAAAAAGTAATCAATGATAATGATGATTGGCGTGAAAAACTTCAAACTGCACTTAACAATCTGTCACCTGCTAAGTTTGAAGAATTTTGCCGACAATTAATTAAAAAGATGGGTGTAAATATTGATGAAAAAATCGGTGTAAATGTTTCAGGTGATGGTGGAATAGATGGTTACGGTTACTTAATTAACGATGATTTCCGTACAACACGTGTGGCAATACAGGCAAAAAGATGGAATTTAAATAATTCAGTGTCTTCTCCTGAGATTGATAAATTTAGAGGGGCAATGGATAAATTTAGGGCAGAATATGGAATCTTTATTACCACTTCATCCTTCACTAGAGATGCCATTAATGCTGCTCGTTCAGGCACAAGAGTAATTACTTTAATTGATGGCGAAAAATTATTAGATTTAACTGCAAAGTATCAAGTATTTGTAACGCCAAAGATGACATATGAGATAGATAAAGATTTTTTTGATTAA
- a CDS encoding restriction endonuclease subunit S gives MFDWQQGKLGDLGSVAMNKRIFKHQTSPIGEIPFYKIGTFGKQADSYISHELFEEYKKNYPFPKKGDLLIAASGSIGKIVEYHGEKAYFQDSNIVWLDHNEKVLNSYLKAYYQIINWSGIEGTTIKRLYNKNILKTKICFPSIKEQKQLGILIKKLEFLITLLQKKSSLQAQLQQGMYQKFFSLKQNYLKFKNEENTSKIVPLKEAITHEIKGKAKKEMFGTNSIYLDTAYLNGGNPFFVSTSSDVKRSDILILWDGSKAGTIYHGVEGALGSTLKAYTPKYFSSYLYHYLKSNQAKIYFSFRTPNIPHVIKDFTNRFMVKLPSNKEQELTGKLLDKFDNYKLETNKSITIFKQLKQFLLQNMFI, from the coding sequence ATTTTTGATTGGCAGCAAGGTAAGTTAGGAGATCTTGGGTCAGTTGCAATGAATAAAAGAATTTTTAAGCATCAAACTTCACCAATTGGAGAAATTCCCTTTTATAAAATTGGAACTTTTGGTAAACAAGCAGATTCTTATATTTCTCACGAACTCTTTGAAGAATATAAGAAAAATTATCCTTTTCCTAAGAAAGGTGATCTTCTTATTGCTGCTTCTGGAAGTATTGGAAAAATAGTTGAATATCATGGAGAGAAGGCGTATTTTCAAGATTCAAATATTGTTTGGTTGGATCATAATGAAAAAGTATTAAATTCTTACTTAAAAGCTTATTATCAGATAATCAACTGGTCCGGAATTGAAGGAACTACTATAAAAAGACTTTATAATAAAAATATATTAAAAACTAAAATATGCTTTCCTTCAATAAAAGAACAAAAGCAGTTAGGAATACTCATAAAAAAGCTTGAATTTCTTATCACCCTTTTGCAAAAGAAATCTTCTCTTCAAGCCCAATTACAGCAAGGGATGTATCAAAAGTTTTTTTCCCTTAAACAAAATTATCTTAAATTTAAAAATGAAGAAAATACTTCGAAAATTGTCCCCTTAAAAGAAGCCATCACTCATGAAATAAAAGGAAAAGCAAAAAAAGAAATGTTTGGAACAAATTCAATCTATTTAGATACAGCTTATTTAAATGGAGGAAATCCTTTTTTTGTTTCTACTTCAAGTGACGTTAAAAGAAGTGATATTTTAATATTATGGGATGGCTCAAAAGCAGGTACTATTTATCATGGTGTTGAGGGCGCTTTGGGTTCAACTTTAAAAGCATATACTCCTAAATACTTCAGTTCCTATTTATACCATTATTTAAAAAGCAACCAAGCAAAAATTTATTTTAGTTTTCGAACACCTAATATTCCTCATGTAATTAAAGATTTTACTAATAGATTCATGGTTAAATTACCATCTAACAAGGAACAAGAATTAACAGGCAAATTGTTAGATAAATTTGATAATTATAAATTGGAAACAAACAAATCTATAACTATATTTAAACAGCTTAAGCAATTCCTTCTTCAGAATATGTTTATATAA
- a CDS encoding type II toxin-antitoxin system mRNA interferase toxin, RelE/StbE family, with product MYEIKVEDTFLRDVNRWSKEIPNLWDEIQSVTEYMQESGEVPKEYDPHLLTNDSLNYVGYLEFHLLDGKIDLLVIHTKNDSRKIFRLVRLGTHKELFHSNLR from the coding sequence ATGTATGAAATTAAAGTTGAAGATACATTTTTAAGAGATGTAAATCGTTGGAGCAAAGAGATTCCAAATTTATGGGATGAAATTCAATCAGTTACTGAATACATGCAAGAATCTGGTGAGGTTCCTAAAGAATATGATCCTCATCTTTTAACTAATGATAGTTTAAATTATGTGGGTTATTTGGAATTCCATCTTCTAGATGGAAAAATAGATTTATTGGTAATTCATACTAAAAATGATTCGAGAAAAATATTTAGATTAGTGAGATTAGGAACTCATAAAGAACTTTTTCATTCAAATTTACGTTAA
- a CDS encoding type II toxin-antitoxin system RelB/DinJ family antitoxin: MSHTYSYRANEKDHDEVKKILDELGLDVSTSIKIYFKQIIKQKGIPFSITTNSDTPTEETKKALLLAEAKDMGLIEDNTPGFTNNEDLINYMKNRAKDLK; this comes from the coding sequence ATGTCACATACTTATAGTTATCGTGCTAATGAAAAAGATCATGACGAAGTAAAAAAAATACTTGATGAATTAGGCTTAGATGTATCTACCAGTATAAAAATTTATTTTAAACAAATCATTAAACAAAAAGGTATCCCTTTTTCAATTACTACTAATTCTGATACCCCAACTGAAGAAACTAAAAAAGCACTTCTTTTAGCTGAGGCAAAAGATATGGGATTAATTGAAGATAATACTCCTGGTTTTACAAATAATGAAGATTTGATAAATTATATGAAAAATCGTGCAAAGGATCTTAAATAA
- a CDS encoding restriction endonuclease subunit S, protein MNEDINDKFVKYYFDSDKWHKNIYENATEGARNHGLLNITAQDFFASKLNISLNTLEQNRIGQLLSKLDDTITLLQRKKGNYEELKKSLLQNLFLEKNKLEPILRFKTFSNKWQQRKLSYYLKEYKEKSKINNQYPILTSSRKGIFFQRDYYDGHQIASKNTVGYNIVPRGYFTYRHMSDDLVFHFNINNLCDYGIVSTLYPVFNVKNNMDKKWLYYYLNNSNDMKKYALLQKQGGSRTYMYYSKLKNLSSNFPTKEEQKQIGNLLSKLDKTIISFQKQLDHLSRLKQFLLQNMFI, encoded by the coding sequence GTGAATGAAGACATAAATGATAAGTTTGTTAAGTATTATTTTGATTCAGATAAATGGCATAAAAATATATATGAAAATGCTACTGAAGGTGCTCGAAACCATGGATTATTGAATATTACTGCACAAGACTTCTTTGCGAGCAAATTAAACATTTCCCTTAATACATTAGAACAAAATAGAATCGGCCAGCTTCTTTCAAAACTCGATGATACTATAACCCTTTTGCAACGAAAAAAAGGCAATTATGAAGAGCTTAAAAAATCTCTATTACAAAATTTATTTCTCGAAAAAAATAAACTTGAACCTATTTTAAGATTTAAAACTTTTAGTAATAAATGGCAACAAAGAAAGTTGAGCTACTACTTAAAGGAATATAAAGAAAAAAGTAAAATTAATAATCAATATCCAATTCTTACTTCTTCACGGAAAGGAATATTTTTTCAAAGAGATTATTATGATGGTCACCAAATCGCTTCAAAAAATACGGTTGGTTATAATATTGTACCTAGGGGTTATTTTACCTATAGACATATGTCTGATGATTTAGTTTTCCACTTTAATATTAATAATCTTTGCGATTACGGAATTGTCAGTACTTTATATCCAGTATTTAATGTTAAAAATAATATGGATAAAAAATGGTTATACTATTACTTAAATAATAGTAACGATATGAAAAAGTACGCTCTCCTTCAGAAACAAGGTGGGTCGAGAACTTATATGTATTATTCTAAATTAAAAAATTTATCTTCTAATTTTCCTACAAAAGAAGAACAAAAACAAATTGGAAATCTTCTTTCAAAACTTGATAAAACAATAATAAGTTTCCAAAAACAATTAGATCATCTTAGCAGACTGAAACAATTCCTTCTTCAAAATATGTTTATCTAA
- a CDS encoding site-specific integrase: protein MSRKKYSTKLFYKYYLDWIHLYKENAIRPVTLNKYYLVQRTLKEIAPGLHMNELDRKSYQNLLNIYALTHEKTTTLDFHHHLKASLFDAVDDGIIKMDPTRRAIIKGTATKKKRPKFLNLFELQTLLRSLKLGSELNWDWFILLVAKTGLRFAEALALTPEDFDYEKQSIIINKSWNYKEKTGHFQPTKNPSSNRTVMVDWQIMQQFKQMIENKDQKKPIFFEEEQRVYNSTLNQRLASYCKKAGIPPISIHGLRHTHASLLLYEGVSVASVAKRLGHSNTTTTQETYIHIIQELENKDNDKILHHLSQL, encoded by the coding sequence ATGTCACGAAAGAAATATAGTACTAAGTTGTTTTATAAGTATTATCTAGATTGGATTCACCTGTATAAAGAAAATGCTATTCGACCAGTTACACTAAATAAATACTATCTTGTTCAAAGAACACTCAAAGAGATTGCACCTGGTTTACACATGAATGAACTTGATAGAAAAAGCTATCAAAATTTATTAAATATTTATGCATTAACTCATGAAAAAACAACTACTTTGGATTTTCATCATCATCTCAAAGCCAGTCTATTTGATGCAGTTGATGATGGTATCATCAAAATGGATCCGACTAGAAGAGCTATTATCAAAGGAACTGCTACTAAGAAGAAAAGGCCAAAATTCTTAAATCTTTTTGAGCTTCAAACTTTACTAAGATCTTTAAAATTAGGATCAGAATTAAATTGGGACTGGTTTATTCTGTTAGTTGCAAAAACAGGCTTAAGATTTGCTGAAGCATTAGCCTTAACACCTGAAGATTTTGATTATGAAAAACAAAGTATCATTATTAATAAATCCTGGAATTATAAAGAAAAAACTGGTCATTTTCAGCCAACAAAGAATCCATCGTCAAATCGTACAGTGATGGTAGACTGGCAAATAATGCAGCAATTTAAGCAAATGATAGAAAATAAAGATCAGAAGAAGCCAATCTTTTTTGAAGAAGAACAAAGAGTATATAATTCAACCTTAAATCAGCGATTAGCTTCTTACTGTAAAAAAGCTGGAATCCCACCAATTTCAATTCATGGTCTTAGACATACACACGCATCATTATTACTTTATGAAGGTGTTTCAGTTGCTAGTGTTGCTAAGCGTTTAGGACATTCAAATACAACGACAACTCAAGAAACCTATATTCATATTATTCAAGAACTTGAGAATAAAGATAATGATAAAATTCTGCATCATTTATCACAACTGTAA
- a CDS encoding restriction endonuclease subunit S — MKNKEEQTAPKLRFKGYTDAWQQSKLADRLKIHSGKDYKELNIGKIPVYGTGGYMLSVDKSLSKKDAIGIGRKGTINKPQLLHAPFWTVDTLFYLTPKANNNLNFLFYLFQNINWNKYDESTGLPSLSKKTINNIKENTPSKSEQKKIGRFLLKLDNIVTLLQRKVKKYNTLKTALLQNLFPKNKEIVPSLKNKEIVPSLRFKNFTDTWQQRKLKDVGKAFSGIGFPEKEQSGKNGIPFFKVSDMSLQGNEIEMKVAQNYVTTEQIISNNWHPLNEVPAIFFAKVGAAIFLNRKRLCRKPFLFDNNTMAFSLDINKLNIDFTKKLFETIYLPSFAQVGALPSYNNQDIENIKVQIPFINEQKKIGMLLSELDKTLILLQKQKKALTNLKKFLLQNMFI; from the coding sequence ATGAAGAATAAAGAAGAGCAAACTGCGCCAAAACTGAGATTTAAGGGATACACTGATGCATGGCAGCAAAGTAAGTTAGCGGATAGATTAAAAATTCATTCTGGAAAAGATTATAAAGAGCTTAATATAGGAAAAATACCAGTTTATGGGACCGGTGGATATATGCTTTCAGTTGATAAATCACTTAGTAAAAAAGATGCAATTGGAATTGGAAGAAAAGGAACAATTAATAAACCACAGTTATTACATGCGCCTTTTTGGACTGTAGATACGCTATTTTACTTAACTCCTAAGGCAAACAACAATTTAAACTTTTTATTTTATTTATTTCAAAATATTAATTGGAATAAATATGATGAATCAACAGGATTACCAAGTTTATCTAAAAAAACAATTAATAATATTAAAGAAAATACTCCCTCTAAATCTGAACAGAAGAAAATTGGCCGCTTTCTTTTAAAGCTCGATAATATTGTCACGCTTTTGCAACGAAAAGTGAAAAAATATAATACTCTTAAGACGGCATTATTACAAAATTTATTTCCTAAGAATAAAGAAATAGTACCAAGTTTAAAGAATAAAGAAATAGTACCAAGTTTAAGATTTAAAAATTTCACTGATACATGGCAGCAACGGAAGTTAAAAGACGTTGGCAAAGCTTTTTCTGGAATAGGATTTCCAGAAAAAGAACAATCTGGTAAAAATGGAATTCCATTTTTTAAAGTCTCAGATATGAGTCTTCAAGGCAATGAAATTGAAATGAAAGTAGCACAAAATTATGTTACCACTGAGCAAATTATTTCTAACAATTGGCATCCTTTAAATGAAGTACCAGCTATTTTTTTTGCAAAAGTTGGAGCAGCAATATTCTTAAATAGAAAACGTTTGTGTAGAAAACCTTTCCTATTCGATAACAATACTATGGCATTTTCATTAGATATAAATAAATTGAATATTGATTTTACTAAAAAGCTTTTTGAAACTATTTATTTACCTTCGTTCGCTCAAGTTGGTGCACTTCCATCATATAACAATCAAGATATTGAAAATATAAAAGTACAAATTCCTTTTATTAATGAACAGAAAAAAATTGGTATGCTTTTATCAGAACTTGATAAAACTCTAATACTGTTACAAAAACAAAAAAAGGCTCTCACTAATCTAAAAAAATTCCTACTTCAAAACATGTTCATCTAA
- a CDS encoding type I restriction endonuclease subunit R — protein sequence MAIQTSELKFEDELIDKLTTLGGVKQWEYRKDIKTTADLWDNFKNILENNNQDKLDHPLSKTEFNQVKQIIENLKTPYEAGQFLYGLNGVSQIEVDLDSGDHVYLTVFDQAQVGAGNTKYQVVNQIQRPAVIPGYQDRRFDTTLLINGLPIIQIEEKASNHDVDEALNQMQQYIYERQYTGIFSTLQILVGMTPEDAKYMANTTHEKFNKTFAFRWQRKKDNSPVMDWNEFTSNVLSIPMAHQMATNYMILDGTPKNQAIKVMRPYQVYAASSIIDKVRQHNFDIHDQGIGYVWHATGSGKTISSFKTAWLASHLPNVDKVVFLVDRVALTNQTVEEYSAYDPEKDENGIGGVVTDAANRWVLANKLKSKRNGIIVTSLQKMSALVKDKKDISTLADKNILFIVDEAHRSTAGDMLNNIKRALPRSAWVGYTGTPNFDNSPTTKDIFSSNIHSYTISDAIRDGNTLGFKVDFETTLSEEVLKEQYLPAYFKARYPNYTEDDIKNRIANLQPEDTDDMIEPSVYDNNEKHVEKVVKDILDNWDKRSRNGEFNALFTTHVGGNHASTPMAMMYYREFKKQNSLRDKPLKIGITFSQDKSNDDEQLENNKSLYEAMADYNAEFGTNFGPKDVKEYTNQVVARLNRSIDDGKYFDIVIVVDQLLTGFDAPQLNTLYVDRTLKGASLIQAYSRTNRVFNMQTKPFGRIVNYRWPVQNEKYMKQALGKYADRHSADEQLDIGVTDEGSDNTGVIAPNFSEIKKDLTKVVSSLSDLTDEFTTVPQSLEKERQDQMLKDLREYNHLMAMAKQDDQYDADNPNVLLNEIGISEKQEEVLTTTLAIDLKKTIAKRRNIDFSAIDLEMEHVKEVRVSYSYLKQLIAKLMNQKHENDEEGAKATAQKIKELSARMDDRKKADKINDFADQVLANKVKGKEYPVQQEDIDNLLQNYSDKSEREDILAFKRKWGLVDIASSQKVNSVIYNHIEGTDDLNLSGEMDDIVREASAVYQTDAEDKEVQSLNKIKYRRQLRDHLQEFADDIVKKY from the coding sequence TTGGCAATTCAAACTAGTGAACTGAAATTTGAAGATGAATTAATAGATAAACTAACTACTTTAGGTGGAGTTAAACAATGGGAATATCGAAAAGATATTAAAACTACAGCTGACTTATGGGATAATTTCAAAAATATCTTAGAAAATAATAACCAAGATAAGCTTGATCATCCTTTATCTAAGACCGAATTTAATCAAGTAAAACAAATTATTGAAAATTTAAAGACCCCATATGAGGCAGGACAGTTTCTTTATGGTTTAAATGGTGTCTCACAAATTGAAGTTGATTTAGATTCAGGAGATCATGTTTATTTAACGGTGTTTGATCAAGCTCAAGTCGGAGCAGGTAATACTAAATATCAAGTTGTAAATCAGATTCAAAGACCAGCTGTTATTCCTGGTTATCAAGACCGGCGCTTTGATACTACTTTGCTTATTAATGGCTTACCAATTATTCAAATTGAAGAAAAAGCTTCTAATCATGATGTTGATGAAGCCCTAAATCAAATGCAGCAATACATCTATGAAAGACAATATACTGGTATTTTTTCTACCTTACAAATTCTTGTGGGGATGACGCCTGAAGATGCGAAATATATGGCCAATACCACGCATGAAAAGTTTAATAAAACTTTTGCCTTCAGATGGCAAAGAAAAAAAGATAATTCTCCAGTGATGGATTGGAATGAATTTACTTCTAATGTCTTATCTATTCCAATGGCACACCAAATGGCAACCAATTACATGATTCTGGATGGTACGCCTAAGAATCAAGCAATTAAGGTTATGCGTCCGTATCAAGTTTATGCTGCAAGCTCAATTATTGATAAAGTTCGTCAACATAATTTTGATATCCATGATCAAGGGATTGGATATGTTTGGCATGCCACAGGTTCAGGAAAAACAATTTCTTCTTTCAAGACTGCTTGGCTGGCTTCTCATTTACCAAATGTAGATAAAGTTGTCTTTCTAGTTGATAGAGTTGCTCTTACTAATCAAACAGTAGAAGAATATAGTGCTTATGATCCTGAAAAGGATGAAAATGGTATTGGTGGTGTAGTGACTGACGCAGCTAATAGATGGGTTTTGGCTAATAAGCTTAAGTCTAAACGTAATGGTATCATCGTTACCTCATTACAAAAGATGTCAGCACTAGTAAAAGACAAAAAGGATATTAGTACATTAGCTGACAAGAATATTTTATTCATTGTTGATGAGGCTCACCGTTCAACTGCTGGTGACATGTTGAATAATATTAAGAGGGCTTTACCAAGATCAGCTTGGGTAGGTTATACAGGCACGCCTAATTTTGATAATTCTCCAACTACTAAAGATATATTTAGCAGTAATATCCATAGCTATACTATTTCTGATGCCATTAGGGATGGTAATACTTTAGGCTTTAAGGTTGATTTTGAAACAACTTTAAGTGAAGAAGTATTAAAAGAGCAATACTTACCTGCATATTTTAAAGCTCGATATCCTAACTATACGGAGGATGATATTAAAAATAGAATTGCTAACCTCCAACCGGAAGATACTGACGATATGATTGAACCAAGTGTCTATGATAATAATGAAAAGCACGTCGAGAAAGTGGTTAAAGATATCTTAGATAATTGGGATAAACGCTCACGTAATGGAGAATTTAATGCTCTCTTTACTACTCACGTAGGTGGAAATCATGCTTCTACACCAATGGCAATGATGTACTATCGAGAATTTAAGAAACAAAATTCTTTACGCGATAAACCGTTAAAAATTGGAATTACTTTTAGTCAAGATAAGAGCAATGATGATGAACAATTAGAGAATAACAAGTCTCTGTATGAGGCAATGGCCGATTATAATGCGGAGTTTGGTACTAACTTTGGTCCAAAAGATGTCAAAGAATATACCAATCAAGTAGTAGCAAGGCTTAACCGTTCAATTGATGATGGTAAGTACTTTGATATTGTTATCGTAGTAGACCAATTATTAACTGGTTTTGATGCACCACAATTAAATACGCTATATGTTGACCGTACTCTAAAAGGTGCTTCTTTAATTCAAGCATATTCTCGAACAAATCGTGTCTTTAATATGCAAACTAAACCTTTTGGCAGAATCGTCAATTATCGTTGGCCTGTTCAAAATGAAAAGTATATGAAGCAGGCGCTAGGTAAATATGCTGATCGCCATTCTGCTGATGAACAACTAGATATTGGAGTAACAGATGAAGGTTCAGATAATACTGGCGTAATCGCACCAAACTTTAGTGAAATAAAAAAGGACTTAACTAAAGTTGTTAGTTCATTAAGTGATTTGACTGATGAGTTTACAACAGTTCCACAATCGCTCGAAAAAGAACGTCAGGATCAAATGCTTAAAGATTTGCGTGAATATAATCATCTAATGGCGATGGCTAAACAAGATGATCAATATGATGCAGATAATCCTAATGTTCTCTTAAATGAAATTGGAATTTCGGAAAAGCAAGAAGAAGTTTTAACTACCACTCTTGCTATTGATCTTAAAAAGACGATTGCAAAACGTAGAAATATTGATTTTTCTGCAATAGATCTTGAAATGGAACACGTTAAAGAAGTTCGGGTTTCTTATTCATATTTGAAACAATTAATTGCAAAATTAATGAATCAAAAGCATGAAAATGATGAAGAAGGAGCCAAAGCTACAGCTCAAAAGATTAAAGAACTTTCTGCTCGAATGGATGACCGTAAAAAAGCTGATAAGATTAACGATTTTGCTGATCAAGTATTGGCAAATAAAGTTAAGGGTAAAGAATATCCAGTTCAACAAGAAGATATTGATAACTTATTACAAAACTATTCTGATAAATCTGAGCGTGAGGATATTTTAGCCTTCAAACGGAAGTGGGGCTTAGTTGATATTGCCTCTAGTCAGAAGGTTAATAGCGTAATTTACAATCATATAGAGGGAACAGATGATTTGAACCTATCGGGAGAGATGGATGACATCGTCCGCGAAGCTTCAGCAGTATATCAGACAGATGCAGAAGATAAAGAAGTACAGTCATTAAACAAGATTAAATATCGTCGACAACTAAGAGATCATTTGCAAGAATTTGCCGATGATATTGTTAAAAAATATTAG